One Lactobacillus sp. CBA3606 DNA segment encodes these proteins:
- the rimI gene encoding ribosomal protein S18-alanine N-acetyltransferase — protein sequence MTDRQLIASSAYATESAVAKLCFELAQLAYPQGAPWRLTTFAADLAMPQSLYQLLVVAGQPIGFISLTKVLDEVEITNVAVVPAYQGQGQATFMLQTVLRQLPIASQVFLEVRDSNHTAQRLYARCGFSKLSTRKAYYQQPREDALIMRKIIN from the coding sequence ATGACTGATCGACAGTTAATTGCCAGTTCAGCTTATGCCACTGAATCAGCTGTAGCTAAGCTGTGTTTTGAGTTAGCCCAGTTGGCCTATCCCCAAGGGGCCCCTTGGCGGTTAACAACTTTTGCGGCGGATTTAGCAATGCCCCAATCACTTTATCAGCTCTTAGTGGTGGCGGGACAACCGATTGGGTTTATCAGCTTAACGAAGGTGTTGGATGAAGTTGAAATTACTAATGTAGCCGTTGTGCCAGCTTATCAAGGTCAGGGACAAGCAACTTTCATGTTACAAACTGTCTTGCGCCAGTTACCCATAGCTAGTCAGGTTTTTTTAGAAGTTCGTGATAGTAACCACACTGCGCAACGGTTATATGCTCGGTGTGGTTTTTCGAAACTATCAACGCGGAAGGCGTATTATCAGCAACCGCGTGAAGATGCATTAATTATGCGAAAAATTATTAATTGA
- the rimI gene encoding ribosomal protein S18-alanine N-acetyltransferase, which yields MLRRFKQYFQRVTKNRSQRRQKIMTIDNHVVQVGPTGYYVSRALITDVPEMLAIERAVYAGKTPWDENAFKTELRRQSGRFYIVMRHEDRLCAFCGCAFDDRRQDAHITNIAVHPDFQNQGLGRYMMTTMIERAGYLNYRTVTLEVRASNVNAQRLYTSLGFEKTGVKKRYYFGDHEDALDMTYHLPVTAAND from the coding sequence ATGTTGAGAAGATTTAAGCAGTACTTTCAGAGAGTAACGAAAAACCGTAGTCAACGCCGTCAAAAAATAATGACGATTGATAATCACGTTGTGCAAGTTGGTCCGACCGGGTACTATGTCTCGCGGGCGCTGATTACAGATGTTCCAGAAATGTTAGCCATTGAGCGCGCCGTTTATGCGGGTAAGACCCCTTGGGATGAAAATGCCTTTAAAACGGAACTCCGCCGTCAAAGTGGTCGCTTTTATATTGTCATGCGTCATGAAGATCGGCTATGTGCCTTTTGTGGCTGTGCTTTTGATGATCGGCGTCAAGATGCGCACATTACGAATATTGCCGTCCATCCTGATTTTCAAAATCAAGGGTTAGGTCGGTACATGATGACAACAATGATTGAACGTGCTGGGTATTTAAATTATCGGACGGTAACCTTAGAAGTTCGGGCTAGTAACGTGAATGCCCAACGGTTATATACAAGTTTGGGATTTGAAAAAACTGGCGTTAAGAAACGGTATTATTTTGGTGATCATGAAGATGCGCTTGATATGACGTATCATTTACCGGTAACGGCCGCTAATGACTGA